A window of the Microtus pennsylvanicus isolate mMicPen1 chromosome 4, mMicPen1.hap1, whole genome shotgun sequence genome harbors these coding sequences:
- the Mcm10 gene encoding protein MCM10 homolog, producing the protein MNVEEDDLSLLASLLEENEAALPCHSEENNSMSPEDGEPDEFDELFDADGDGESYTEEADSGEEGKKESQEENLATLFGDVGDLTDDELPTSQVENKVLPVPAPSQEKTNQELQDELKKLQEQMKSLQEQLKAASIKQPPSIALLHKSPGGASLQPPLKEKKVRRIQESACFSAELDVPALPRAKRVARMPKTPAESSSRTSTPSQPLQVISNFLEPKSSSPRPKSAPLPQTVPGNKPRGMTRNQSAGTPGNSEERAPQVPQVSVEAFSGLRLRRPRVSSTEMDRKMTGRKLIRLSQIKEKMATENLEETDWVTFGVILRKVTPQSTNSGKTFSIWKLNDLRDLTRCVSLFLFGEVHKDLWKTEQGTVIGLLNANPMKPKEGSEEVCLSIDHPQKVLIMGEAMDLGTCKAKKKNGEPCTQIVNLHDCEYCQYHIQAQYKKLSAKRSDLQSTFSGGRIPKKFRKGTSLKERLCQDGFYYGGVSSESFAASMAAAVAPKKKVQTTLTNLVVRGTNSIIQETKQKLGIPQKSLSCSEEFRELMALPTFGARNLKHLAKAKSSGVMGSPKPAIQSISASALLKQQKQQMLEMRKRKSEEIQQRFLQSSAEVQSPAVPCSSQQSAAQSPRIGAEFPGLEKTTATRMPKLGRGISEGDDVLFFDESPPPKPKLGAAAEAKKLAAIAKLRAKGQILTKTDPNSIVRKQMCPQDVLEVKERAEKSNMVSPEEDELEPARKKRREQLAYLESDEFQRILKAKSKHTDILKEAEAELQESYFEPLVKKEQMEEKMRNIREVKCRVVTCRTCAYTHFKPLETCISEQHNLHWHDGMKRFFKCPCGNRTISLDRLPNKHCSNCGLYKWERDGMLKEKTGPKIGGETLMPRGEEHAKFLNSLK; encoded by the exons ATGAATG TGGAGGAAGACGACCTGTCTCTACTGGCGTCCCTGCTGGAGGAGAACGAGGCAGCCTTGCCTTGTCATTCAGAAGAGAATAATTCCATGTCTCCCGAGGACGGTGAGCCTGATGAATTTGATGAGCTTTTTGATGCTGATGGCGATGGTGAATCTTACACAGAGGAGGCCGACAgtggagaagagggaaagaaagaaagccaggaggAAAATTTGGCCACTCTCTTTGGCGATGTGGGGGACTTAACAGATGATGAACTTCCTACTTCGCAAGTTGAGAACAAGGTCCTCCCTGTTCCTGCTCCCAGCCAAGAAAAAACCAATCAGGAGTTGCAAG ATGAATTAAAGAAGTTGCAAGAGCAGATGAAATCCTTACAGGAGCAGCTAAAGGCAGCATCGATTAAACAGCCTCCAAGTATAGCCCTTTTGCACAAATCACCTG GAGgtgcatctcttcagccccctcttAAGGAAAAGAAAGTTCGGAGAATTCAGGAGTCAGCATGCTTTTCTGCAGAGCTTGATGTCCCTGCTTTACCCAGAGCCAAGCGGGTAGCTAGGATGCCAAAGACTCCTGCAG AGTCATCTTCAAGGACAAGCACACCCTCACAACCGCTACAGGTTATTTCCAATTTTCTAGAGCCCAAAAGCTCCTCTCCAAGACCAAAAAGTGCACCTTTACCACAAACCGTTCCTGGAAACAAACCCCGTGGGATGACTAGAAATCAGAGCGCAGGAACCCCTGGGAATTCTGAAGAACGGGCCCCACAGGTTCCCCAGGTCTCCGTGGAAGCCTTCTCAGGCCTGCGTCTCAG GCGACCTCGAGTATCCTCCACAGAAATGGACAGGAAAATGACAGGCCGGAAACTGATCAGACTGTCTCAGATCAAGGAGAAGATGGCAACTGAGAACCTGGAAGAAACTGACTGGGTGACATTTGGGGTGATACTGAGAAAAGTCACTCCACAGAGCACTAACAGT GGGAAAACATTTAGCATCTGGAAACTAAATGACCTTCGTGACCTGACGCGATGTGTGTCCTTGTTCTTGTTTGGAGAAGTTCACAAAGATCTCTGGAAGACAGAGCAAGGGACTGTCATAGGATTGCTCAATGCAAATCCCATGAAGCCCAAAGAAGGCTCCGAGGAG gtgtgcttATCTATTGATCATCCTCAAAAAGTCTTAATTATGGGAGAAGCTATGGACCTGGGAACCTGTAAAGCCAAGAAGAAGAATGGAGAGCCGTGTACACAGATTGTTAATTTG CATGACTGCGAATACTGCCAGTATCACATCCAGGCCCAGTACAAGAAGCTTAGTGCAAAGCGGTCCGATCTGCAGTCGACCTTCTCCGGAGGACGGATTCCAAAGAAGTTCCGCAAAGGCACCAGCCTAAAAGAGCGGCTGTGCCAAGATGGTTTCTACTACGGCGGGGTTTCTTCTGAATCCTTTGCGGCGTCCAT ggcagcagctgttgctcctaAGAAGAAGGTTCAAACCACTTTGACTAATCTGGTTGTGAGGGGCACAAACTCCATcatccaggaaacaaaacaaaaactcg GAATTCCGCAGAAGAGCTTGTCTTGCTCCGAGGAGTTCAGGGAATTGATGGCCCTGCCCACATTTGGAGCCAGAAACTTAAAGCACTTAGCCAAAGCCAAGTCTTCAG GAGTAATGGGGAGCCCAAAACCTGCCATCCAGTCGATCTCCGCGTCAGCCCTTTTGAAGCAGCAAAAGCAGCAGATGCTAGAAATGCGGAAGCGGAAGTCGGAAGAGATACAGCAACG ATTCCTTCAGAGCTCAGCTGAAGTCCAGAGCCCAGCAGTGCCATGTTCGTCTCAACAGTCTGCTGCCCAGTCTCCTCGAATTGGGGCCGAGTTCCCTGGGTTGGAAAAAACCACAGCCACACGGATGCCTAAGCTTGGAAGAGGCATCTCAGAAGGGGATGATGTTCTCTTTTTTGATGAATCTCCGCCGCCAAAACCAAAGCTGGGTGCAGCAGCAGAAGCTAAAAAG ttagctGCTATTGCAAAATTAAGGGCAAAAGGCCAGATTCTTACAAAAACGGATCCCAACAGTATTGTAAGGAAGCAGATGTGTCCCCAAGATGTACTGGAAGTGAAGGAGCGTGCAGAGAAGAGCAACATGGTTTCTCCTGAAG AAGATGAGCTGGAGCCTGccaggaaaaaaaggagagagcaaCTTGCCTACTTAGAATCAGACGAATTCCAGAGAATTCTTAAAGCAAAGTCTAAGCACACAGACATCCTGAAAGAG GCCGAGGCTGAGCTACAGGAATCCTATTTTGAGCCACTAGTGAAGAAagaacaaatggaagaaaagatgagGAACATCCGAGAAGTGAAGTGCCGAGTAGTGACATGCAGGACG TGTGCCTACACCCACT